The following proteins come from a genomic window of Acinonyx jubatus isolate Ajub_Pintada_27869175 chromosome C1, VMU_Ajub_asm_v1.0, whole genome shotgun sequence:
- the LOC128313992 gene encoding uncharacterized protein LOC128313992, with product MLPWFPLPPLKAPGTESVFLDASPSPPCGWPGAPNRHLVSHPMTQVPFAPLVPFYRQPLWAGNEPALGSRPSRTAAGRGGRGSILDALWTREKPWSQSPQKPLFQLWQPTSDHQPGAGATTTGAAVGATPGGGTPGSWWGGGSWVPDQGAGRREDMTRLGRRAMNGGRVIEPSCAGTVGTAHLFLPVPLARHTYYSLAGSPFFKWNTWQEPKMRNILDGPALRSPHSTPFLPQNEDLMAGAPVAILEHVVHLRVDGAPKWQSRKMEV from the exons ATGCTCCCATGGTTTCCTCTGCCGCCTCTGAAAGCCCCCGGGACAGAGTCTGTGTTCCTAGATGCCTCGCCCTCCCCACCCTGCGGCTGGCCAGGCGCACCGAACAGACACCTGGTCAGTCACCCAATGACGCAGGTTCCATTTGCTCCGTTGGTCCCATTCTACAG ACAGCCTCTCTGGGCAGGGAACGAGCCGGCTCTGGGCTCACGCCCCTCCAGGACGGCGGCTggaagaggaggcagagggtCGATCCTGGACGCTCTCTGGACGAGAGAGAAACCATGGTCCCAGAGCCCCCAGAAACCTCTATTCCAGCTTTGGCAACCCACATCCGATCACCAGCCAGGAGCGGGTGCCACCACGACGGGGGCGGCAGTCGGGGCTACCCCTGGGGGAGGAACACCGGGCAGCTGGTGGGGTGGTGGGTCGTGGGTCCCGGATCAGGGCGCTGGTAGGAGGGAGGACATGACCAGACTGGGCAGACGGGCTATGAACGGGGGCAGGGTCATTGAACCGTCTTGTGCAGGAACGGTGGGCACGGCCCATCTTTTCCTCCCTGTACCCCTGGCCCGGCACACCTACTACTCACTTG CTGGGAGCCCTTTCTTCAAATGGAATACTTGGCAGGAGCCAAAGATGAGGAACATACTTGATGGACCAGCTTTGAGGTCTCCGCACAGCACGCCCTTCCTTCCCCAG AATGAAGACTTGATGGCTGGAGCTCCAGTGGCTATTTTGGAACACGTGGTCCACTTAAGGGTAGACGGTGCACCAaagtggcagagcagaaagatggAAGTCTGA